A DNA window from Mastomys coucha isolate ucsf_1 unplaced genomic scaffold, UCSF_Mcou_1 pScaffold21, whole genome shotgun sequence contains the following coding sequences:
- the Klc2 gene encoding kinesin light chain 2: protein MATMVLPREEKLSQDEIVLGTKAVIQGLETLRGEHRALLAPLASHEAGDAEPGSQERCLLLRRSLEAIELGLGEAQVILALSSHLGAVESEKQKLRAQVRRLVQENQWLREELAGTQQKLQRSEQAVAQLEEEKQHLLFMSQIRKLDEDASPNEEKGDVPKDSLDDLFPNEDEQSPAPSPGGGDVAAQHGGYEIPARLRTLHNLVIQYASQGRYEVAVPLCKQALEDLEKTSGHDHPDVATMLNILALVYRDQNKYKDAAHLLNDALAIREKTLGKDHPAVAATLNNLAVLYGKRGKYKEAEPLCKRALEIREKVLGKFHPDVAKQLSNLALLCQNQGKAEEVEYYYRRALEIYATRLGPDDPNVAKTKNNLASCYLKQGKYQDAETLYKEILTRAHEKEFGSVNGENKPIWMHAEEREESKDKRRDSAPYGEYGSWYKACKVDSPTVNTTLRSLGALYRRQGKLEAAHTLEDCASRSRKQGLDPASQTKVVELLKDGSGGRGHRRGSRDVAGGTGPQSECDLEESGPAAEWSGDGSGSLRRSGSFGKLRDALRRSSEMLVRKLQGGGPQEPPNSRMKRASSLNFLNKSVEEPVQPGGTGLSDSRTLSSSSMDLSRRSSLVG from the exons ATGGCCACGATGGTGCTTCCTCGAGAGGAGAAGCTGAGTCAGGACGAGATAGTGCTGGGCACCAAGGCGGTTATCCAGGGTTTAGAGACCCTTCGAGGGGAGCATCGTGCCCTGCTAGCTCCCCTAGCTTCTCATGAGGCAGGCGATGCCGAGCCGGGCTCACAGGAGCGCTGCCTCCTCCTGCGCCGTTCCCTGGAGGCCATCGAGCTGGGGCTTGGGGAGGCTCAG GTGATCCTGGCCTTATCAAGCCATCTGGGGGCTGTGGAGTCAGAGAAGCAGAAGCTGCGGGCTCAGGTGCGGCGCCTGGTACAAGAGAACCAGTGGTTGCGTGAGGAGCTGGCAGGGACACAGCAGAAGCTACAGCGCAGTGAACAGGCGGTGGCTCagctggaggaagagaagcagcacCTGCTATTCATGAGTCAGATCCGAAAGCTGGATGAGGATGCTTCCCCAAAT GAGGAGAAGGGTGATGTCCCCAAAGACTCCCTGGATGATCTGTTTCCCAATGAAGATGAACAGAGCCCAG CCCCCAGCCCTGGAGGAGGGGATGTAGCTGCACAGCATGGGGGCTATGAAATCCCAGCACGGCTACGCACCCTTCACAATCTGGTAATCCAGTATGCTTCACAAGGCCGCTATGAGGTGGCCGTGCCCCTCTGCAAGCAGGCACTGGAGGATTTGGAGAAGACATCAGGCCATGACCACCCTGATGTGGCCACCATGCTGAACATCCTGGCACTGGTCTATCG GGACCAGAATAAGTACAAGGATGCTGCTCACCTGCTCAATGATGCCCTGGCTATCCGGGAAAAGACACTGGGCAAGGACCACCCAGCT GTGGCTGCAACCCTCAACAATCTGGCTGTTCTGTATGGCAAACGGGGCAAGTACAAAGAGGCTGAGCCACTGTGCAAGAGAGCATTGGAGATCCGGGAAAAG GTCCTGGGCAAGTTTCATCCAGATGTGGCCAAGCAGCTCAGCAACCTGGCCTTGCTGTGTCAGAACCAGGGCAAAGCTGAGGAGGTGGAGTACTACTACCGGAGAGCCCTGGAGATCTATGCCACACGCCTTGGTCCTGACGACCCCAATGTGGCGAAGACCAAGAACAACCTG GCTTCCTGCTACCTGAAACAGGGCAAATACCAGGATGCAGAGACCCTGTACAAGGAGATCCTAACCCGCGCTCATGAGAAGGAGTTTGGCTCAGTCAATG GAGAGAACAAGCCCATCTGGATGCATGCAGAGGAGCGAGAGGAGAGCAAG GATAAGCGTCGGGACAGCGCCCCCTATGGGGAGTATGGCAGCTGGTACAAAGCCTGTAAAGTTGACAG TCCCACAGTCAATACCACACTGCGAAGCTTGGGTGCCCTGTACCGGCGCCAGGGCAAGCTGGAAGCTGCACACACACTGGAAGATTGTGCTAGCCGCAGCCGCAAACAG GGCCTGGATCCTGCCAGTCAGACCAAGGTGGTAGAACTGTTAAAAGATGGTAGTGGTGGACGAGGACACCGCCGTGGTAGCAGAGATGTGGCCGGGGGTACCGGGCCTCAGTCTGAGTGTGACCTGGAGGAGTCGGGGCCTGCAGCTGAATGGAGTGGG GATGGCAGTGGCTCTCTGAGACGCAGTGGTTCCTTTGGGAAGCTCCGGGATGCCCTGAGACGAAGCAGTGAGATGCTGGTGAGGAAGCTGCAGGGAGGTGGCCCACAGGAGCCCCCTAATTCTAG GATGAAGAGGGCCAGCTCTCTCAACTTCCTTAACAAGAGTGTGGAAGAGCCAGTCCAG CCTGGAGGCACGGGTCTTTCTGACAGCCGCACTTTGAGCTCCAGCTCCATGGACCTCTCCCGAAGAAGCTCCCTCGTGGGCTAA